The Planctomycetota bacterium genome contains a region encoding:
- a CDS encoding transposase — protein MKKERFREEQIVRILKEAETGRMPIVEICRKYGVSEFTFYRWRRKYQGLSISEARRLRELEKENQRLKRLLAQRDLEIDAIQEVLRKNF, from the coding sequence ATGAAGAAGGAGCGGTTCCGAGAGGAGCAGATCGTCCGGATTCTGAAGGAGGCCGAAACGGGCCGGATGCCGATCGTGGAGATCTGCCGGAAGTATGGGGTTTCGGAGTTCACGTTCTATCGGTGGAGGCGCAAGTACCAGGGGCTTTCGATCTCGGAGGCGCGAAGGCTAAGGGAGCTGGAGAAGGAGAACCAGCGGCTCAAGCGGCTCCTGGCCCAGCGGGATCTCGAGATCGACGCGATCCAGGAGGTCCTGCGAAAAAACTTCTGA